Below is a genomic region from Cyprinus carpio isolate SPL01 chromosome B6, ASM1834038v1, whole genome shotgun sequence.
ctaacccctaatcctaaccctaaccatatagtaagtacatgtagttaattaatattactcggtgcttaaatgtataattacactgtaacaaggacaccttaaaataaagtataacagattttttttttccaaaaaacataaCTCTCAAGATAtatcttaacttttaatcagacgTGGATCTCTTTGTGAGTTCTTCTCAGTGGTTGTAATGTATTCCTTTCCCAGCTCTAACAAGGCCAATGACACCCCTAAACCAAAAGACCCACCCTGGCTGGCTCTTGTCCATTCAGAAACCAAGAAGAAACCAGCACCTCGCCCACCCACAGGTATAGCCATACCTCCCTGCACTGGTTCATCTCCTTCTCGCAAGGAGGAGGAATCAAGACCATCCTCTCCTCCAAATCCCTTTGATGATCAGGAAGAGGAGCCAGAAATGGCTCCTGAAGATCCTCCTGGTCCTGTGGTGGCTAGTCACCCTTGGTATGGGATTACCCAGGGTGAAATCACAGCTGGGGACACAAGAAGACAAAGTCCTGCCCCTTCTGAAAGTCCTGTAAGTGTCCGAAGGAAGAAGCGACCAGCACCCAAAGCTCCGAATTCTTCTCTGTCAGGTTAGTTGCTTACCGTGTCTAATACACTGATTGCTGATGAAGACTGAATTTGAATTGTCCAACATAATATTCAAAGGTGCCCCCACTACCATTACTGAATACAGTACTTCCTATATTTTTGCTGTATGTGCATattcagatgtgttttatttaacagaaactgggagtatttatatatcaaattattgagttgtaaaaatagaaaatcattaaattatgcagCCACACTAgtagaaacatatttcattttcatttagagttataatattttaatatattaataataataatttattaagcCCTCTCGAATGTTTAAGGCTCCATGGTTGTTACACTGTATTGTAGTTGTGTAACTACTCACATGtctgtatttttgttatatttttttttcctgggttGTCTCTTTCCTGCTGTTCTTTAGCTTTTCCTTCATCTCAGACTTCCTCTCCTGCTTCTTCTTTAGCTCTGAGCACAGAGAGCctgtcctcctcttcctcagaccACAGTGCAGTCCCCCAGCAACCTGCTGCTAATGAACAGGACCATTTGTTTACCAAGAGTGTGTCTGAACCATCAATCAACGTTCCTGCactgtcccaaaaaaaaaagcttcaaccTCACTCTTCTCCAAAcctgcctcctccaccaccaCCTACCAATACCAACTCAGCACCAGCTACTCCTCAAACCAACCGCAGTGTGAGACCACCACTGTTCCCCTCTTCACAGACACCCAGCACTCCAGGCAAGGTTAGATTTACTGTCAAGatcacactgctgttcaaaagttctgAATCAGTCAAGACATATTTAAGGTATGTTGTGTTGTCTGTTCTGTTCACCAACAAAGTatctacttgatcaaaaatagtcaaaaattattttaattaaattaactttaaataaaatttaaaaatggtaaatcaTTCCACTTATACCACAGTTACCAAATCAAAACATTCTTTATCCTAAAAAATGTAGCTCTTGTCCAAActtttattactaattatttctAATTCAAAAGTGGTACTTTAGGACTAGTAACTGATACTTGGCATGTTTTATGCAGTTATTGGACTATGGCAAAGAAAGGAAGTGTAATTACCTTtgtggggacacttcatttacagcgatatcgttgacttgattgcaaattattgcacagataccatttaaactgaactgagctgcatgatgacatcaatgacttcaatgatgaactgcctttaactatcattttgcattattgacacactgttttcctaattaatgttgttcagttgctttgacgcaatcttttttgtttaaagcgctatataaataaagatgacttgacttgacttgtaatTACATACCTAAAGTGTTGGGCAGTAATGACACTTTCCAACTGCCTTTAGtagcaaaatatttaaaggggtcatgacatggagaatcaaaatatgtatatgtacacataAAAGAGGTTACTCTACTATAAAAACATACtgcaagtttctttttttttttttaaatattggacCTTTATTTCTGCAAGAACTTCTCAAACTGCAGTTCATGAATTAAAAGGGCAGCAATAACATCAAGGGTGTTTGTGagagatttcatttaaagtttccACATCTTTGTTCCAGGAAATCCTCCTGAGTCCAGGAGCtttcttttgttaatttctttgtttagTATCTTTGATTAATGCTCTCTCATCACTGTCATCTTCAGCGCACTTGTAAAGAGAATCCATTTAATCGAAAGACAACCACCTCTGTCAGCTCTTCTGTATCCAGACCCCCAAAAGGGCCCCGTCCTGCACGACCTCCTGCTCCTGGACATGGATTTCCTCTCATTAAGCGAAAAGTGAGGCACAGAAACAACCTCTTGATGCTGGCagattttatcttcttttttttttttttaaatcatgaatatggttgtattttgattgtttttagaaAGGAACTGTAACTATGGCACATTCATTGTCTTAATGTAATGTCTCACATGAAAAGTAGTAACatgatttgaaaatgttattagtcTGTATACAAGTTTAGAAAGTAGTTTGGTTGTAACCATTCAACATTATCATCAGACATTTGTCTGTTACCACCCATATATTAGTGAGAGCATGCTTATAATTTCTTTTCCTGTCATCGTATTTGGTAGGTACAGTCAGACCAGTATATCCCAGTTGAAGACATCCATGTAGAGATGAGTGATCTGGAGAAACGGCTGGATGAATTAGAGCATAGAGGGGTGGATCTGGAGAAGAGCTTAAGAGAATGTTCAAATGGTAAGAGAACTGCATGCTACAGAAGAACTGTCAAGATTGGCTGTGCTGATGAGATATTAATTAGTCAGGGATCAGATTTTTCCACAAGTAGCTCATGATCCAATGTCCTGGAGTGGCttgatttacagtaaatgctgtttcacacaaacgccttGTCTGCAAACACAGCGAGTTTGGCTTGCTTacgtttacatttagtcatttagcagacgcttttatccaaagcgacttacaaatgaggacaatggaagcaatcaaaatcagcagaagagcaataatatgcaagtgctgtaACAAGTATCAGTAAGCTTAATGCAGTATACGTAGCAgggttttttaaatcatataataaaaaaaataaataaaacaaaaagattagaataggaaaagaatagagcaaactagtggtagaggccttttttgcttttgttaattgtataataaataataaataaaaaagaaaacaaatagatagagtactaaaagattagaaaagctagtgttagtttcttttttatatataaccaGTTATAGCTCACTTATACATAAATATTGTCATTTTACTTTTGTtctgtaaaatttaattattaaattaatcttaatttttctttattgatttgtttgttttttatcatttaaataataaaataaaatacatttttaataatgatcattaaaattattattattgtgtagctATATTAAATGGTGAAAAAATGGCGTTTCCTTTGTTTTTAGTAAAATAGTTTGTTGGTGTTATTACCATCTTTTAACTTGTGCACAGTAATTTCACTCAGCCAGGTAAACTAAAGTTTTCTTACTTTTGGCTCAGCAGATCATGTAGTTTACAGAGGTTGATTAATCTGAGACTGAccagttcataaaaaaaaactttcattaaaaaagaCTCTGTTCTAACAGACTGTCCCATTTCTGATTAGAACAGAGCAATGTGTGTGATCTTGGGCATGGCTGCTTTTGAATTACTGGATTGAGTGActctgtgttttgtcattttagatgATGAGGAGGAACATCTACTTGTTGACTGGTTCACTCTGATTCATGAAAAGCACTTACTGGTACGGAGAGAGGCTGAACTGGTCTACACGTAAGTGCACTATTAGCATACGTTTGAAATCTGTAACAACTACATTGACATTGGCCCCCATTGTGTATGGTATGGTATCCATTTGCAacctctccaaaaaaaacatatgaTGCAAAACAATCTCAAACTTACATTTATAGCTGAATAATACGtatcattaaaaaatgttggAACATCAATTAAATGACACTAAAAATGTTCACAGCTAGTCCTAGAGAGAAGGGTGAGACTCTCTTTACTTTATTTGCACACCCTAGATGAATTAGGAGATTGAGTTTGCAtggttttttttacagtttacatgTTAGGCtcttctgttatttatttatttattttgtaatcctTTCAAATGTTCTGTTTCAAGTGTATCTATCAGTATATCTGTTCAATGAAGTTTCAGCTTAGGCTTGTTTTACATATAATGCATAAGTTGTCACCTTAGACACACAATGCATGAGCGTCAAGTGGACGTTTTAATTTTTGGCACCATTATTAATAGATTACAGCATCCAATACCAAAGCAGTAGTATGCGTTTAAGTTTCGGCAGTCACTCAGAATCTCTGACTGCTctagaaaataaaaatgccatgAGACTGGAAAAGACaagaaagcaaataaaaaaactttgaacTTTGAATGTACACAACTGAAGCAACCAACATTCTGCTGGTTGGAGatttataaaaaccattataaagtgAATTTGATCCTCATCCTTGTGTACATAAGATTCCACAACAACCAAGTTTCAAATAGTTATGTACTTGCAtaatactttctttaaaaaaaaaaaattaatgtataatttttatcCAGCCACACTGGTGCCAGATTGCTGCCCACAATTTGGGAAACCACTGCCATAGCAGGGTGCTACAGTAAACAGTCAGGCTCTTGCCAGTTCCTGTTCATTGTGCAGTcagtataataatatacagtatgttaaccTGATATTTTCAGGATCTCTGCACAGAACAGTGGAGGTCAGTTGggttaaagttaaatataaaaccGGAATAAATCTGTCTGATTATTGTCTGGATTTTAGAGCCAAGCAGCAGAACCTGGAGGAGAGGCAGGCTGATGTAGAATATGAGCTTAGATGTTTACTTAACAAGCCAGGTATGAAACAACACAAAAGCCTTTTCTTTTGACTAAATCCTCTTCCTTTCTTTTAAATAACAgccatttttattccatcttttCTTTATAACTCTCTCCCAATTGCTTACATCTCTGATAGAGAAAGAATGGACAGCTGAAGACAAAGACAGGGAAAAGCAATTGATGGCAGAACTTGTCACGATAATTGAGCAGAGGAACCAGATTGTTAACAGCATAGATCTGGACAGACAGAGGTAATCACTCAATGCAAATGCACTCTGATTCAGAGCTTGAGTGTTTCTGCTAAAATGGGTTTCTGTAAATTTAATGTGAAATAGAAAGTAATTTTGTCATTAGTATCAAGTTTAGATTCTGTTTTTGAAGAGTTCATCAATTTCTTTTTTAGGGAGGAGGAGGAAGACAAACTAGTAGCTGCTATGCTAAAGAAAAAAGGTCAGTGTTATTTCTCTTTTCACTGAATCTCTCACTTTACATCTCATTCATGCTTTGATTCTTGAATTTCTTTGTAGAGTTTCATGGACAGGGTGAGCAGAAGAAGAAAGCAGGGAAGTTTAAGCCCATGAAGGTTTTGAAGAGATTGAGCACCAAGAATGAAGGAGTGAAGGACAGCAGTCCCCGAAAAGAGAACAGCTGAAGAGTAAACTTactggagaaaaaagaaagaaacaaacaaacaaaaaaagatatactAAAAAGATTTAGTAAATGCTTTTTAAGTCTAATTAACGCTTTTGAATATATTGCTATAAAACAGAGCCAGTTGAGTTAAATTTGCCTTTGAGGTAGTAGCAGCTTAACTGATATACTGCACTACTGCagtacataaaagtaaaaaagtaacacTGTCTTGgtcagatatgaaaaaaaaaaatcttgccaaatatataatcttatattGATTCCTACATTTTGAAGTAAAAGAAAAGAGTTTTTGACTAAATTTTAACACAGACCTTTCTTTAAACTCATCGTTAGTCATAGGGAGAGCTCAACAGGAGGCCCATTAAATGgtatgacatttatttttgccaaacttaatttaaacttgttcttttaatttatatttttttataaatggcaTGGATGTACTGCAACTTGTGTTTCTGCTCACACTGAAgagtgaacaaaaaaacaaaaaacacttttagtgAATCTTTTCAGGCCACATTCAGccctttcattttattaaataagcattgtgaattttattttattttattttattttattaaagaagcaGAATGAATTACCAATATTGCAGTCTATAATATTGCTAAGAGAATAAGTGAAAAGCATTTCCATCTCATGAatgctttgtgattttttttttggggtaacAGGGATTTGGTGTTTTTTGTCTGCCTGGATTTGGTTGCACCAGctgtgcttaattaaaaaaaaagaagacgaaGAAGCCTGGTTTAAAATGGCAATTGAGTTACAGTTTACGCAGTATTAAATATTCGAAAATTGCACCATTAAACTTGGTTCAAACATGACTGTGAACATATAGATAGAATATACTCTGAATAATGATGGAAGCCTCCGACCACATAGCAAATTTTTAAACTGCATCAATAAGCTCATGTTTTACCTGACAGAATACAGTGCTTTagacatgtttgtttgtgttgacatttacatttgtttactttaaaaaaaaaaaaagaatgttatgtGATTAACTGACTTGCAGCGCTCCAGCACTTAACCAGATCTAAACAGCACACCTGTGTCCATCGCTTTgtgccaaaaagaaaaaaagtattgcctcagtatttattttttttgctccttattttgtcatttacagTGTTACTTACAATGTTATTTACAGAATAGttttagaaacataattttaGCATTAGTTACATGAGGCAAAAGAAGTTGGAATCAATCTTAAGACAATAAACTGAAGTTGGTGCAGACAGCCTTGTGGGCAGCGCACCAATATATACCGCCATTGCGTTACAGGCATCCCGAGTTGGAATCCCAGCTCGAGGACCTTTCCAGATCCCACCCCCTTTCTCTcccccacttcacttcctgtcacttCTGCACTGTCCTatagtaataaagtaaaaaaaaaaaccgctgaaaataaactgaaaattgcACTTCTGATCATGAATTTGAAAGCTGATGTTGAATAATTTAAGGTAAACAGTGCATTACTTCTTTGGACAGTTTACGATTTACTAGCATTTGCTTTCAAAATCAAATTACAAAGAGAGTGTGGACTTTTATGTTCCGGTTTAAGCAAGAACTCATGAACAGCTGGTGCAACCCTACCCTGgacaacattttaatatacacattaattttaatatgattaatattgatttatacaccacctggccaaaaaaaaaaaaaaaaaaaaaaaatcactcttttGTTGAACCACTGTTAACTTTACTTAAGATTACAGTGTAAATTCGTTGTGGCATTGTTTCAACAACCTTATGCAACATTCCAATTTTGGCaggcaatttattattatttagtagacttattcatataaaaaataaactttgaaaatattgttaaatgaTATTGTTATAACCCTATGATGagaaaggttttgtttttgtttttttttactgaaagtgTATTAGTTCATAGCATAACTTCATACTAGCAAAAGCTGAGTGTCAAATTTAGGTTAACCTATCTAAAATGTAAGAAATCATCAAACTTGTAAATGAACTTTGAGCTTGCTACAGACTGACCAGACAGCTGTTCAGTCTGAAGAATCGATGATAGATGAACATTAAAATAAGAGATAACTCTAAATAAGAGATAAGTCTAAACTCctttaataaaagaacaaaaaatatataaactataactcaacacaaacacacaaaatgttaTGTGTAAGGTTTTTCATGTTAAGCAATAATAGATGTTCCTCACACTTTAGAGACCCTGGAAGAAGATTATGcaatattaagttttaatttaaaaatggtttattttcacTGTAGAATATCACATTGTGTGTTGGGCCTTAATCTCTGTAAACCCAAGCAGGAGTGTATTTCTGAAGGAGTGCCTTTAATCGGTTTAATTTATGCATATGTCCTAGCATTGGCTGTTGAGTGTCTTTGACTATGTTGTTGACATTTCAGTTTGTGTCTTCTCCAAGTATTTGggtgtttaattgtatttatcaGATTACAGTATTGAGCTTGTTCTGTCAGAGTGTATGTGTGCATGATCAACTCCAAGGGCTTTCTGTTTTCTCTAAAACAGTCTGTGCTTTTAGGATGgaggacattaaaaataaacctacTTATTAAAAGAAAACCCTCTGAAGTTCTGACcttttttgaaagtaattttatTACTCATAGATGTCTAACAATTCATATTTTCACCTTCTCTATCCCTCTCTTTGCTTTGTTCCTTTTTTCCAACTAGCTTGAGTGTGCTTATTTCTTCACTGCGTTTCCTGTCAATCTCTTCAAGTTCACggattttctgttaaaaaatatcAGACAGTTAGCAGCAGTTTAGAACAAAGCAGTTTTGATTCAAGACTAAAGCTGGGTACAGACTGCATGGTTTTAGCCCCAGTTTTTACTCGCTGACAGTTATGTGGAAATCGCAGACAAATGCTTGAAATCTGAGGCAAATCGGTGTTCGTCCATGTGAGTGACAATCATGTAGTATGACTTATCGGAAACGAGAACTGATCCATTGTGAACACAACAGCAACAAGATGGTATTCCAAAAAGTCTTGGTGTGTGAGAAGATCAGCGATCTGATGGCTTTGAAAATCAGGCAGTGTGTTCCCAGCATTAGAAACAGCTAATGACCACACAAGAATATaaagatacaataaaaaatttGGACATTTAAGTGTGGTACcataaaacattaatgaataaCTTGCTTATTTATCAGGTTTTTGAACTGAAACTGCAGGTGCATGTAAAAACTGATGAATGTTGGTGATGTTGCATGGACTATTGGTCAGCTTATGTGTTTGTATCTTCACCTGGGAAATCTCTGTGTTGATGAGTTGCTGGTACTGGGGACCTTTTCCCAATGCCGTCATATCCTCTAAAAACTGCTTCCTCTCCTCAATCTCATCCAGAACTGTTGGTaagaaattacataattatagTTTCCATGTTACCATGAGTTGCTGATACTGAGCTCCcattaaaatgtctttgtaaACTCCCCCtctaaattataataaactgAAAGCACATCAATCTGTGGCCaccacaaaaatttaaaaatagaacattacttacaaaattatttcaatattcaatcactataaataaaatatacattcagGTCCCTTAGATGAGATGgaattgaaagaacaacaactTTTACATTCTGCCTGTCTCACCCTCTTGGAATCGATCCATCTGTTGCTCTTTTCTCTCTGTGGAATCTCTTTGGGAGTGAGTTGGCCCAACATCCTTTTGACCAGTAGAAAAAAGATTTTGTAGCtgtctcttctctttctcttgatCTCCTAGAAAGAGAGACAAATCAGCAGAGATGAATAGAAAAGTCTGTCCTGTTACACttgaaaacatttgcataaaacacaagaaaaatgtAAGCCTATATATGTATACAGACAAGGCACACTTGATAGCTCACACTGATGATGACCATGAATAcgttttaatatactgtaatacaaaAGGACTGTTGTTTTCTATATAGTTCTTTTATTGGGGGTGAATATAGGTAAATAGGACATATTTGTACAAATTGCCTTAAATGGTTATAAGTCATTACTAAATTTATCTTTGGGAAGTATTTTGTTACATTGCTAGGTTTGTGTGTTAATGATCTCACATTTAGATGCTGTGGCAGAGCTAACCACAGACAGGAAAAGCAATAGTATGAAAAATGACAACCTCTCACAcctaagacaaaaagaaaaaacactacacTAAAATTTTTTAACTACTTTAATTCTAAAGGGGTCATAatatgcgatttcaatttttccttactctttggagtgttacaagctcttggtgcataaagaagatctgtaaagttgcaaa
It encodes:
- the LOC109052409 gene encoding MICAL-like protein 1 isoform X1, which translates into the protein MGSLKALQDWCRNQCESYSNVNITNMTSSFRDGLAFCAIIHRHRPDLIDFDTLSKENVFENNRLAFEVAESELDIPALLDPEDMASMSVPDRLSIITYVSQYYNYFTNKSHTVSTNIKSPGGPGHIKPAIKRPFASPEGRDTQTESGADSQPKRSTLSSTCSICGKHVHLVQRILVDGKLYHRNCFRCRECSRTLLPGSYKFTEDPGSLVCTHHFTRSASDANQNCHSDLSDKLAKLTSTSPEDPNNRSLESKASHSNAEITPERKEEEIPEIDKASSKLPDSRSEVETEHRAPCSSSPPNPFDESEEEDQDTQQDHKPAAGGANGDEPTTSVKSTAAEGRPVPAPRRVFEPTPAPRPVPRPRPPRPSESPIVNGDSDTQISQVPVPRERLHSPASSNKANDTPKPKDPPWLALVHSETKKKPAPRPPTGIAIPPCTGSSPSRKEEESRPSSPPNPFDDQEEEPEMAPEDPPGPVVASHPWYGITQGEITAGDTRRQSPAPSESPVSVRRKKRPAPKAPNSSLSAFPSSQTSSPASSLALSTESLSSSSSDHSAVPQQPAANEQDHLFTKSVSEPSINVPALSQKKKLQPHSSPNLPPPPPPTNTNSAPATPQTNRSVRPPLFPSSQTPSTPGKRTCKENPFNRKTTTSVSSSVSRPPKGPRPARPPAPGHGFPLIKRKVQSDQYIPVEDIHVEMSDLEKRLDELEHRGVDLEKSLRECSNDDEEEHLLVDWFTLIHEKHLLVRREAELVYTAKQQNLEERQADVEYELRCLLNKPEKEWTAEDKDREKQLMAELVTIIEQRNQIVNSIDLDRQREEEEDKLVAAMLKKKEFHGQGEQKKKAGKFKPMKVLKRLSTKNEGVKDSSPRKENS
- the LOC109052409 gene encoding MICAL-like protein 1 isoform X2, with translation MGSLKALQDWCRNQCESYSNVNITNMTSSFRDGLAFCAIIHRHRPDLIDFDTLSKENVFENNRLAFEVAESELDIPALLDPEDMASMSVPDRLSIITYVSQYYNYFTNKSHTVSTNIKSPGGPGHIKPAIKRPFASPEGRDTQTESGADSQPKRSTLSSTCSICGKHVHLVQRILVDGKLYHRNCFRCRECSRTLLPGSYKFTEDPGSLVCTHHFTRSASDANQNCHSDLSDKLAKLTSTSPEDPNNRSLESKASHSNAEITPERKEEEIPEIDKASSKLPDSRSEVETEHRAPCSSSPPNPFDESEEEDQDTQQDHKPAAGGANGDEPTTSVKSTAAEGRPVPAPRRVFEPTPAPRPVPRPRPPRPSESPIVNGDSDTQISQVPVPRERLHSPASSNKANDTPKPKDPPWLALVHSETKKKPAPRPPTGIAIPPCTGSSPSRKEEESRPSSPPNPFDDQEEEPEMAPEDPPGPVVASHPWYGITQGEITAGDTRRQSPAPSESPVSVRRKKRPAPKAPNSSLSALSTESLSSSSSDHSAVPQQPAANEQDHLFTKSVSEPSINVPALSQKKKLQPHSSPNLPPPPPPTNTNSAPATPQTNRSVRPPLFPSSQTPSTPGKRTCKENPFNRKTTTSVSSSVSRPPKGPRPARPPAPGHGFPLIKRKVQSDQYIPVEDIHVEMSDLEKRLDELEHRGVDLEKSLRECSNDDEEEHLLVDWFTLIHEKHLLVRREAELVYTAKQQNLEERQADVEYELRCLLNKPEKEWTAEDKDREKQLMAELVTIIEQRNQIVNSIDLDRQREEEEDKLVAAMLKKKEFHGQGEQKKKAGKFKPMKVLKRLSTKNEGVKDSSPRKENS
- the LOC109052409 gene encoding MICAL-like protein 1 isoform X3, translated to MASMSVPDRLSIITYVSQYYNYFTNKSHTVSTNIKSPGGPGHIKPAIKRPFASPEGRDTQTESGADSQPKRSTLSSTCSICGKHVHLVQRILVDGKLYHRNCFRCRECSRTLLPGSYKFTEDPGSLVCTHHFTRSASDANQNCHSDLSDKLAKLTSTSPEDPNNRSLESKASHSNAEITPERKEEEIPEIDKASSKLPDSRSEVETEHRAPCSSSPPNPFDESEEEDQDTQQDHKPAAGGANGDEPTTSVKSTAAEGRPVPAPRRVFEPTPAPRPVPRPRPPRPSESPIVNGDSDTQISQVPVPRERLHSPASSNKANDTPKPKDPPWLALVHSETKKKPAPRPPTGIAIPPCTGSSPSRKEEESRPSSPPNPFDDQEEEPEMAPEDPPGPVVASHPWYGITQGEITAGDTRRQSPAPSESPVSVRRKKRPAPKAPNSSLSAFPSSQTSSPASSLALSTESLSSSSSDHSAVPQQPAANEQDHLFTKSVSEPSINVPALSQKKKLQPHSSPNLPPPPPPTNTNSAPATPQTNRSVRPPLFPSSQTPSTPGKRTCKENPFNRKTTTSVSSSVSRPPKGPRPARPPAPGHGFPLIKRKVQSDQYIPVEDIHVEMSDLEKRLDELEHRGVDLEKSLRECSNDDEEEHLLVDWFTLIHEKHLLVRREAELVYTAKQQNLEERQADVEYELRCLLNKPEKEWTAEDKDREKQLMAELVTIIEQRNQIVNSIDLDRQREEEEDKLVAAMLKKKEFHGQGEQKKKAGKFKPMKVLKRLSTKNEGVKDSSPRKENS
- the cb6h22orf23 gene encoding UPF0193 protein EVG1, with translation MASGSKYKEHRVNHYRTETRQLIQMMMQESRLTDFQQRQINNQLKNGGALPLTFNLTPFEPSVQSEPRVTRVNALIGHQQRRSAERCRAGDNYTREQFKPRAIRDQEKEKRQLQNLFSTGQKDVGPTHSQRDSTERKEQQMDRFQEVLDEIEERKQFLEDMTALGKGPQYQQLINTEISQKIRELEEIDRKRSEEISTLKLVGKKEQSKERDREGENMNC